ACAGCACGACGGCGATGACCACAACCGTTGCCACTTCCTTGAGCCAGAGGTAGAGCGGGCTGCGGGCCTTGCCTTCCTTGGCCGACTTTGAATGCGAGCCTTTTGAACCCGAAGTCCTGGAATCCGCCCGGGTTGCATGCGCCTGCGGTTCAGCCGGCGCCGGGCCAGCGGCCGCGGTGCGGTCCCCGTTAGTGGTGGTTCCGGTGTGGTCGCCGTTGAGCGGATCAGGAGTCCGGGGTTCGGTCTCGGGCATCTACTGTCCGTCCTTCGTTGTTGTGCTGATTTCTGCGGGCCGGGGCACGGCCGCAAATCTGTCGAGTGGCCAGATGATCTGGACCGGACGGCCGATCACCCGGTCCAGCGGGACCATGCCTCCGCCCGGTGCGCCCAAGAGGCTCCTGGAGTCGGCGGACATGGACCTGTGGTCTCCAAGCAACCATAACCGTCCGGACGGTACGATCACGCTGAACTTCTGCTTGCTCGCCGCGTCGCCGCCATAAAGGTATGGTTCCTCAAGCGCCTGACCGTTCACTGTGAGCCGCTGCTGGTCATCGCAGCAGACCACGTGGTCGCCGGGCATCCCGATGACCCGCTTTATGTAGGTTGTATCACTGCCCGTGATGCCGAGCCAGTGTCCCACCGCGCCGACGGCATCCTGAAGGGCCCCATTGCCGCTATTTAGCGGGGCGAAAGTTCCGCGGCCATCGAAGACCACCACGTCGCCGCGCCTGATCGGCCCGGCTTGGAAATCAGCGCGGGAAACGAGGATCCGGTCACCCGAACCGAACAGCGGCTCCATGGATGCCGACGGTATGTAGTAGACGTCCAGCCACACGGAACGGACGATGCCGCTGATCAGGATTGCCATCGCCAGGGCCAGGAACGCAAAACGCCAGCCCAGTTTCCTGGGCTGGCGTTCTGACTGGTCCATGATCCGTATCCTGTGGCGCTGTTGCGGAAGGCTCCGGCGCGGGCCGGATCCGGGTTCTGGACCCGCCGTGGAAGTCCGGAGACTTACTTGGCGGTGCTGAAGTCGCGCTTTTCCTTGATCTTCGCAGCCTTACCACGCAGTGCACGCATGTAGTAGAGCTTGGCGCGGCGGACGTCACCCTTGGTGACGACCTCGATCTTGTCGATGATCGGGGAGTGCACCGGGAAGGTACGCTCCACGCCGACACCGAAGGAAACCTTGCGGACGGTGAAGGTTTCGCGGATGCCGTCACCCTGGCGGCCCAGGACGAAGCCCTGGAATACCTGGACACGGGAGTTCTTGCCTTCGATGATGTTCACGTGAACCTTGAGGGTGTCACCCGCACGGAACTGGGGAACATCGGTGCGCAGCGAGGCTGCATCTACGGAATCGAGGATATGCATTGATCCACTCCTGGTGAACGCCACAGGTCATCCACTTTGGGTCACGGCGGCCAAGCCCGGAACGTGCCCGGAAATCACCGCCGAAAGTTTTCTGATCCGGCTCCATCACTGATTGACGGGCCGGGGTGCCGGGCTGTTGGCGACGCTCCCCCTGTGGCAGGTGCGTACCCAGCAGGCACAAGGACTAATTTTGCCACATCCGGGAGATTCCGGCTAATCCGCAACCTTCCCCCAATCCGCACACGGCACGGCCGGCCTCAGCCTTCCGCAGGGGCGCCGTCCCCGCGCGCGTCCGGGCGGCGCCGCAGGCGGCCGTCAACGACGTCGTAACCCAGGTCCCCGAGCGCCGTGCGGTCCGCGCGCGGCAGCTTGCCGGCGTCGAATACCTCGAGCAGGTCCGGCCGCCGTTCGGCGGTGCGGCGGTACTGTTCGTGACGCCTCCACTGCGCAATTTTGCCGTGGTTGCCGCTCAGCAGCACGGGAGGGACTTCGCGGTCCCGCCAAGTGGACGGCTTGGTGTACACCGGGTATTCCAGCAGGCCGTCAGAGTGCGATTCCTCAACGAGGGACTCAGGGTTGCCCACAACGCCCGGAAGGAGCCGTACGATGGCTTCGGTCATGGCCAGGACCGCCACTTCGCCGCCGTTGAGGACGTAGTCCCCCAGGCTCATGGGCCGGACCGTGAAGTGCTCGACCGCCCACTCAATGACGCGCTCGTCGATGCCCTCGTACCGGCCGCAGGCGAAGACGAGCTGCTCTTCCTCCGCGAGCTCGTGGGCCAGCGCCTGGGTGAACCGCTCCCCTGCCGGGGACGGGACGATCAGCACCGGCTTCCGGACGGGGGCAGCACCGCCGGCCGCTGCAACCGAAGCCAGCGCCTGGGCCCAGGGTTCAGCCTTCATCACCATGCCGGCGCCGCCGCCATACGGCGTGTCGTCCACGGTCCGGTGCTTGTCCGTTGTGAACGCCCGGAGGTCGTGGACATTCAGGTCCAGGAGGCCGTCCTGGCGGGCCTTACCGATCAGGGAAAGTTCCAGGGGCGCAAGGTACTCCGGGAAGATGCTGACGACGTCGATCCTCATTTACGCGTTGTCTCCGGCCCTGGCGTCGCCGGACCCAGCCGCGCCGTCCGCGGCGTCCGCGGCTTCCGGCGACCCGCCGGCGTCGTCCGCGTTGATGTCAAACAGCCCGGGCGGCGGCGTGACCAGGATGTACTTTTCGCCGATGTTGACCTCGGGCACGATCTCCTCAACAAAGGGGATCAGGATCTCTTTGCCGTCGGGGGCCTCCACCACGATGAGGTCCTGTACCGGAAGGGTGTGCAGGCCCGAGACCTTGCCGACAACGGCGTCGGCAACGCGCACCTCGAGGCCGACGAGCTCGTGCTCGTACCAGCCCTCGTCGTCATCCTCGTCGAGCTCTTCAGTTTCGATGAACAGCCTGGCCCCGCGCAGGCCTTCGGCCTGGTTCCGGGTCTCGATCCCCTCAAAACCCAGCAGCAGGATGTCCTTGTTCCAGCGGGCGCTGTCCACGGTAAGGGTCCCCACCGACGCGGGCTCAACACGGAACTCCGTGCCCGGGATGAAGCGGTCCTCCGGCGCGTCGGTCAGGACCTGGACGGTCACTTCGCCGCGGATGCCGTGCGGTTTGCCGATTCGTGCCACCTGAAGCTGCATCTGTTCCTCTGTTTCGGGATTCGTTCTGTGCTGGTCTGCTGCGCGGGTGCTGCTGCCGCGCCCGCCTTGGTGCTGAAAACAGTCCGGCCCCTCCACCGTAATCTGGTGAAGGGGCCGGACTTGAGACAAATATTGCGGAGGCGTTTACCGGCGGCGGTCGGTGTCGACGACGTCGACCCGGACCTGTTCGCCACCGGCCAGCGCCGCCACGACAGTGCGCAATGCGCGTGCCGTGCGGCCCTGGCGTCCGATCACCCGTCCAAGGTCGTCCTGGTGAACGCGCACTTCGAGGGTGTCCCCGCGGCGGTTGTTCTTGGCGCTGACCTTGACGTCCTCAGGACTGTCAACGATCCCCCGGACAAGGTGTTCGAGCGCTTCTGCCAGCAATTTACTCAGCCTCGGCGGTCTCTGCTTCAGCGTCGGCGGGGGCCTCGGCTGCGTCGTCCTTCTTGGCCTTCTTGGTGATGGCTTCCGGGATGATCACGGAACCCTTTTCCGGGGTGACAAAGGCGTCCTTCGGAGCTTTTGTCTTCAGGGTGCCTTCCTGGCCCGGGAGGCCCTTGAACTTCTGCCAGTCACCGGTGATCTTGAGGATCGCGGCAACCTGCTCGGACGGCTGTGCGCCGACGCCGAGCCAGTACTGGGCACGGTCCGTGTCGACCTCGATGTACGAGGGCTCTTCGGTGGGGTGGTACTTGCCGATCTCTTCGATGGCACGGCCATCACGCTTGGAGCGTGCGTCCATGACGACGATGCGGTAGTACGGTGCGCGCATTTTACCAAAGCGCTTAAGGCGAATCTTTACGGCCACTTTTGTGGTCACTCCTGTTTCTGAAACGGGGTCGAACCCGCCGTTCTGCACCCGTGGGGCGGGCCATACTGGGGGGTTCTTAAGGACAGGATCCAGACGCGGAGAGAGGGGCCACGCAGATCAAGTACCTGTTCATTGTGCCAGATCGGCGCCGGGATTTCGACTTGACACACCCCGGCCGGGTCAAGACGACCAGACGTAGAGCCCCGTACGGGTGTTGGGATCCACGCTGCTCGCCAGCCGAGCAAGCCGCTGAACATAGCCGAGGGCCTGCACGGACCCGAAAGGCATGTCTTCCTCGGCCGCCCATCGCGAAGCCACATCCTCCAGGACATTGCCTTCACCCTCGGTTTCGTAGCTGAGCAGTTCGGCCAGCGCACGCACCATGGCCGCCGGCACGCCCAGCAGGGAATCGCTGGCAACGTCCACCATGGCAAGTTCATAGTCCGCGCCTGAGGCGTGCACGGCCGCTCCGGCCAGATCGCCCAGCTGCTCAATTTCAAAATCAGTGATGTCCGGAATCCGGAGCGCCTCAGGGGCTGCGGGTCCCCCGCCGTCGAGTGCCCCCGCGCGCTTGAGTGCTTCATCGTGGGTGGAAACAAAGATTTCGGTGAATCCCATGGAAATCATCCTCATTCCGTCGGCGGTGTGGTGGTCCTGACGGGCAGCCACGCGACTCCCGGGGCCTTCCGGATTCAGCCTAACCCAGAAGGACGCGCTGGTCAGCGCACCGCAACGCGGATCCGGTTGCGCCACGGATCATCGAAACGCAGCTCGGCTCCGGTGTGGTGCGACCGGATGCCGGCAACCTTAAGGCGGTCGGCGAGAGCCCCGATATCGTCCCCCTCCGGCACCTCGATCAGGACTTCTCCCAGGCCAAGGGTGTCCTTCCGGGGCCCGGCACCCCTGCTGTTCCAGACATTCATGGCCATGTGGTGGTGGTACCCGCCGACCGAGACGAACAGTGCCTGCCCATGCCAACCGGCGGTCTTCTCGAATCCAAGGGTGCCGACGTAGAAGTCCTGGGCCGACTGGACGTCGCCCACCTGAAGGTGGACGTGCCCGACGCCGGCCCGGGACTCGCGCTGGCCGCTCACCGCTTCCTCGGTCAGGTATTCCTGCAGGAACCGCTGCGGGGGCAGGGCAAGGCTATCCATGACCACCCTGTCGCCCTCCCAGGACCAGTCTTCGCGGGGGCGGTCCCAGTAGAGCTCGATGCCGTTGCCCTCGGGGTCATTGAAGTAGAAGGCCTCGCTGACGAGATGGTCTGCACTTCCCGTGAAGGACCGGGGTTCATACCGGGCTGCGGAGGCCACTGTGGCAGCAAGCGAAGCCCTGTCAGCGAAGAGCAGGGCGGTGTGGAAGAGACCGGCTTCACCCCTCCCCGGCAGGTTCAGGCCAGGTGCCGGCGCCAGGTGGACCAGCGGCTTCCGGCGCCG
This genomic window from Arthrobacter sp. 24S4-2 contains:
- the lepB gene encoding signal peptidase I, with product MDQSERQPRKLGWRFAFLALAMAILISGIVRSVWLDVYYIPSASMEPLFGSGDRILVSRADFQAGPIRRGDVVVFDGRGTFAPLNSGNGALQDAVGAVGHWLGITGSDTTYIKRVIGMPGDHVVCCDDQQRLTVNGQALEEPYLYGGDAASKQKFSVIVPSGRLWLLGDHRSMSADSRSLLGAPGGGMVPLDRVIGRPVQIIWPLDRFAAVPRPAEISTTTKDGQ
- the rplS gene encoding 50S ribosomal protein L19, with the protein product MHILDSVDAASLRTDVPQFRAGDTLKVHVNIIEGKNSRVQVFQGFVLGRQGDGIRETFTVRKVSFGVGVERTFPVHSPIIDKIEVVTKGDVRRAKLYYMRALRGKAAKIKEKRDFSTAK
- the trmD gene encoding tRNA (guanosine(37)-N1)-methyltransferase TrmD; translation: MRIDVVSIFPEYLAPLELSLIGKARQDGLLDLNVHDLRAFTTDKHRTVDDTPYGGGAGMVMKAEPWAQALASVAAAGGAAPVRKPVLIVPSPAGERFTQALAHELAEEEQLVFACGRYEGIDERVIEWAVEHFTVRPMSLGDYVLNGGEVAVLAMTEAIVRLLPGVVGNPESLVEESHSDGLLEYPVYTKPSTWRDREVPPVLLSGNHGKIAQWRRHEQYRRTAERRPDLLEVFDAGKLPRADRTALGDLGYDVVDGRLRRRPDARGDGAPAEG
- the rimM gene encoding ribosome maturation factor RimM (Essential for efficient processing of 16S rRNA): MQLQVARIGKPHGIRGEVTVQVLTDAPEDRFIPGTEFRVEPASVGTLTVDSARWNKDILLLGFEGIETRNQAEGLRGARLFIETEELDEDDDEGWYEHELVGLEVRVADAVVGKVSGLHTLPVQDLIVVEAPDGKEILIPFVEEIVPEVNIGEKYILVTPPPGLFDINADDAGGSPEAADAADGAAGSGDARAGDNA
- a CDS encoding RNA-binding protein; this translates as MLAEALEHLVRGIVDSPEDVKVSAKNNRRGDTLEVRVHQDDLGRVIGRQGRTARALRTVVAALAGGEQVRVDVVDTDRRR
- the rpsP gene encoding 30S ribosomal protein S16 translates to MAVKIRLKRFGKMRAPYYRIVVMDARSKRDGRAIEEIGKYHPTEEPSYIEVDTDRAQYWLGVGAQPSEQVAAILKITGDWQKFKGLPGQEGTLKTKAPKDAFVTPEKGSVIIPEAITKKAKKDDAAEAPADAEAETAEAE
- a CDS encoding VOC family protein, with product MTAESSSKDLLPADLTMGTVMLKVGDMKLMTDYYQRALGLEAVAEQDGGVYLGRRRKPLVHLAPAPGLNLPGRGEAGLFHTALLFADRASLAATVASAARYEPRSFTGSADHLVSEAFYFNDPEGNGIELYWDRPREDWSWEGDRVVMDSLALPPQRFLQEYLTEEAVSGQRESRAGVGHVHLQVGDVQSAQDFYVGTLGFEKTAGWHGQALFVSVGGYHHHMAMNVWNSRGAGPRKDTLGLGEVLIEVPEGDDIGALADRLKVAGIRSHHTGAELRFDDPWRNRIRVAVR